A genomic stretch from Marinimicrobium sp. C6131 includes:
- a CDS encoding heme ABC transporter ATP-binding protein, with product MSLLHLDQLSVCIDERELVSSVSLAVQPGEILALIGPNGAGKTTLLRAISGDLTPSAGEIRFNDRPLAHWPADEKALALAVLTQSNPLTFPFTVSEVVALGRTPHSTGVLIDEQVCAEAMAALDVAHLAERLYPSLSGGEKQRVQLARVMAQIWRPDTAAGRLLLLDEPVAALDLGHQRQLMQAVRAFADRGVGVVMVVHDISLAAAYSDHLLALKEGQRVAYGTPDEVVTRALIVDLFDTDVDVIPHPKTGKPVVLANG from the coding sequence ATGTCTCTGCTGCATCTCGACCAACTGAGTGTCTGTATCGACGAGCGCGAGCTGGTGTCCTCGGTGTCCCTAGCGGTACAGCCGGGCGAAATCCTGGCGCTGATCGGGCCCAACGGAGCGGGCAAGACCACACTGCTGCGCGCCATCAGTGGCGACCTGACCCCCAGTGCGGGTGAGATCCGGTTTAACGATCGGCCACTGGCGCACTGGCCGGCGGACGAGAAGGCATTGGCATTGGCGGTATTGACCCAGTCCAATCCCCTGACATTTCCATTTACCGTCTCTGAAGTGGTGGCGCTGGGGCGCACGCCCCACAGTACCGGCGTGCTCATTGATGAGCAGGTCTGTGCCGAAGCCATGGCGGCACTGGATGTGGCGCATCTGGCCGAACGACTCTATCCGTCCCTGTCCGGTGGTGAAAAGCAGCGGGTACAGTTGGCCCGGGTGATGGCGCAGATCTGGCGCCCGGATACCGCCGCCGGGCGGCTGCTGCTGCTTGATGAGCCGGTGGCGGCGCTGGACCTGGGCCACCAGCGCCAGCTGATGCAGGCGGTGCGGGCCTTTGCCGACCGGGGGGTCGGGGTGGTGATGGTGGTGCACGATATCAGTCTGGCCGCCGCCTACAGCGATCATCTGTTGGCGTTGAAAGAAGGGCAGCGCGTGGCCTACGGCACCCCGGACGAGGTGGTGACCCGGGCGCTGATTGTGGATCTGTTTGATACTGATGTGGACGTGATTCCCCATCCGAAAACGGGAAAACCGGTGGTATTGGCCAATGGGTAA
- the cobO gene encoding cob(I)yrinic acid a,c-diamide adenosyltransferase has protein sequence MNEERKAARHKAAMEKQKSRVDARIAEADTDRGVAILLTGNGKGKSSSAFGMVLRALGYGQKVGVVQFIKGEQLSGEEIYLKEQLPQVCFYQMGTGFTWDTQDRSGDIAAAERTWAQAAEMLNDPSLDLVVLDELTYMLAFDYLDEATVLSALANRPVHQSVVVTGRGGGAELQALMDTVSEVKDIKHAFNAGIKARRGVDY, from the coding sequence ATGAACGAAGAGCGCAAGGCGGCCCGTCACAAGGCCGCCATGGAAAAACAGAAATCCCGCGTGGATGCCCGCATCGCTGAGGCGGACACCGATCGCGGTGTGGCCATTCTGTTGACCGGCAATGGCAAGGGTAAATCCAGCTCGGCCTTCGGCATGGTGCTGCGGGCCCTGGGTTATGGCCAGAAGGTGGGCGTGGTGCAGTTCATCAAGGGCGAGCAGCTCTCCGGGGAAGAAATTTACCTCAAGGAGCAACTCCCTCAGGTGTGCTTTTACCAGATGGGCACCGGCTTTACCTGGGATACCCAGGACCGCAGCGGCGATATTGCCGCCGCTGAGCGGACCTGGGCCCAGGCGGCGGAGATGCTCAATGACCCCTCACTCGATCTGGTGGTGCTGGATGAGCTGACCTACATGCTGGCCTTTGATTATCTGGACGAGGCCACGGTGCTCTCGGCACTGGCGAACCGCCCGGTGCATCAGAGCGTGGTGGTCACCGGACGGGGCGGCGGTGCAGAACTGCAGGCGTTGATGGATACCGTCTCGGAAGTGAAGGACATCAAGCATGCCTTCAACGCCGGAATCAAAGCCCGTCGGGGCGTGGATTACTGA
- a CDS encoding FecCD family ABC transporter permease has product MLARTRQSRRRQGTIVLGVALVVSVLLSLWLGSVSLGAANVLKALVGLEAPGHAAQIVQAIRLPRALLAASVGALLALCGAILQGLFRNPLADPSLIGVTAGASVGASLMIVLGTGMSGVLTGLAGMSLVSLGAFLGGLLTVWLVYRVATGVNGTSVATMLLMGIAVSALSASATGLLEYFADNEMLRRISLWRMGGLEGANLTRVLLAGSILTVALLALPSFGRALNTLLLGESQARHLGVDVERLKTRLIILVAAGVGLSVAVAGSIAFVGLVVPHMIRLWVGPDHRYLLPLSALGGAVLLLLADVAARTLMAPAELPVGLVTALLGAPFFISLLRHRRFEGG; this is encoded by the coding sequence GTGCTTGCCCGCACCCGTCAGAGCCGGCGCCGTCAGGGCACGATTGTCCTGGGGGTCGCGCTGGTGGTCAGCGTACTGCTCTCGCTGTGGCTGGGCTCGGTGAGTCTGGGGGCGGCCAATGTCCTCAAGGCGCTGGTGGGACTGGAAGCACCCGGGCATGCCGCGCAGATCGTGCAGGCCATCCGGCTGCCGCGCGCGCTGTTGGCGGCCTCGGTGGGTGCGCTTCTGGCGCTGTGCGGCGCCATTCTCCAGGGCCTGTTTCGCAATCCGTTGGCGGATCCCTCCCTGATTGGCGTGACCGCGGGCGCCTCGGTGGGGGCCAGCCTGATGATTGTGCTCGGCACCGGCATGAGTGGCGTGCTGACCGGGTTGGCCGGCATGTCCCTGGTGTCGCTCGGGGCGTTTCTCGGCGGGTTGCTCACCGTCTGGCTGGTTTATCGGGTGGCGACCGGGGTCAATGGAACCTCCGTGGCCACCATGTTGCTGATGGGGATCGCGGTGTCCGCCTTGTCGGCCAGCGCCACCGGGTTGCTGGAATACTTTGCGGACAACGAAATGCTCCGGCGGATCAGTCTCTGGCGGATGGGCGGCCTGGAAGGCGCCAACCTGACCCGGGTGCTGCTGGCCGGCAGTATTCTGACCGTGGCGCTTCTGGCGCTGCCGTCCTTTGGGCGGGCGCTCAATACCCTGTTGCTGGGCGAGTCCCAGGCGCGCCATCTCGGGGTGGATGTCGAGCGACTCAAAACCCGGCTGATCATTCTGGTGGCGGCCGGGGTAGGGCTGTCGGTGGCGGTGGCCGGCAGCATCGCCTTTGTCGGGCTGGTGGTACCGCACATGATCCGGCTGTGGGTTGGGCCCGATCATCGTTATCTGTTGCCCCTGTCGGCTCTGGGGGGCGCGGTGCTGCTGTTACTGGCGGATGTGGCGGCCCGGACCTTGATGGCGCCCGCCGAGCTGCCCGTGGGGCTGGTGACCGCCCTGTTGGGGGCGCCGTTCTTCATCTCTCTGCTGCGCCATCGCCGTTTCGAGGGAGGCTGA
- a CDS encoding cobalamin-binding protein, protein MGKRMGLRRRLLTGFILLLGLSLGHHALADIRVTDDLGREVTLKQPAQRLIALAPHIVENVYSAGAGDRLLAAVDYSDYPPEARELPPLGSAQSVSVEAILALEPDLVLMWATGNSRTLRRQLERLGVEVYVDEPRTLEDVARSVRAIGTLTGTRQVADRAAQRYLDTLTALRDRYRSQTPIGVLYQVWHQPLQTLNGEHLVSDVIRLCGGRNAYADAKPLAPTINMESVLERDPEVIVASGMGEERPDWLDEWKQWPELTAVQRDNLFFVPPDLIQRHTLRILEGAELFCRHIDRARQRLARDP, encoded by the coding sequence ATGGGTAAGCGTATGGGGTTGCGTCGACGGCTATTGACGGGGTTTATTCTGCTGCTTGGCCTGTCGCTGGGGCACCATGCGCTGGCCGATATTCGGGTAACGGATGATCTGGGACGCGAGGTGACGTTGAAGCAGCCGGCCCAGCGGCTGATTGCGTTGGCGCCGCACATCGTGGAGAACGTCTACAGCGCCGGTGCGGGTGACCGATTACTGGCAGCAGTGGATTACAGTGACTATCCACCGGAAGCCAGGGAACTGCCCCCACTGGGCAGCGCCCAATCGGTCAGTGTGGAAGCCATTCTCGCGCTGGAGCCCGATCTGGTTTTGATGTGGGCCACGGGAAACAGTCGGACGCTACGCCGACAACTGGAGCGCCTGGGGGTCGAGGTGTATGTGGATGAACCTCGCACGTTGGAGGATGTGGCCCGTTCGGTCCGGGCAATCGGTACCCTCACTGGAACTCGGCAAGTCGCCGATCGAGCCGCTCAGCGGTACCTTGATACGCTGACGGCACTGCGCGACCGCTATCGGAGTCAGACACCGATCGGTGTTCTGTACCAGGTCTGGCATCAACCGCTGCAAACCCTCAATGGCGAGCACTTGGTGAGTGATGTGATTCGCTTGTGTGGAGGGCGCAATGCCTACGCCGACGCCAAACCATTGGCACCGACCATCAATATGGAGTCGGTGTTGGAGCGTGATCCGGAGGTGATTGTCGCCAGTGGGATGGGGGAGGAGCGCCCCGATTGGCTGGACGAATGGAAACAGTGGCCGGAGCTGACGGCGGTACAGCGGGACAACCTGTTTTTTGTGCCGCCGGATCTGATCCAGCGGCACACACTGCGTATTCTCGAGGGTGCCGAATTGTTCTGTCGGCACATTGATCGGGCCCGCCAGCGTCTGGCACGCGACCCCTGA
- a CDS encoding TonB-dependent receptor plug domain-containing protein, giving the protein MFKTSVLSAAVFAASVPALAVAQSSHASFDPASANSPLETLVVVASRTETPLRQLGSSVAVLDKQDLKNLGVQSLADALRTMPSVSITNAGGPGKASSVRVRGESGFRTLVRVDGVDITDPTGPQSSSQVHHLLTANVARVELLRGPQGMMYGADAGGVLNVTTDHINDGMQSGLSVEGGRYDTRNYSGYVGGGNEQGDFYLSAARADTEGFSARSDDPTGEADGYENTTLHARGGWNLDRDLRAQIVVRDTEGTSEFDNCGFPVATQDCVDQFEQTNARASITHSNQSGANTFAYSQTDVDRVNYADGAVSYQTEGKVAKWELNGKVDLADAHTLVYGAEHRRDEVMELEREQRGAYLEYQGDYQDQWFVTAGVRQDDNDDFGNHTSYRLSTAYRVPVAGGELKFKSTLGTGFRAPSLSEIDYNRSQELPPPALDAEESRGLDVGVEYFGRDGLYLEAVWFDQKIDDEIFFDMATFSGYLQDGVTSKSRGVELNSEVPLAEQWQLVGNYTYVDTEAGDGNPRSLQPRHLGNIGLRYSPVAALTVALDWRTARDRQEGTTELEDYQVVNANVRYQVIDGMVVFVRAENLLDEDYVETLNYNTSGAAGYAGVEFTF; this is encoded by the coding sequence GTGTTTAAAACATCTGTACTCAGTGCAGCGGTCTTCGCTGCCTCGGTCCCGGCGCTCGCCGTGGCCCAATCATCCCATGCCTCTTTTGATCCGGCGTCGGCCAACTCTCCGCTGGAAACCCTGGTGGTGGTCGCCTCCCGTACTGAAACACCGCTGCGCCAACTGGGTAGCTCGGTCGCCGTGTTGGACAAACAGGACCTGAAAAACCTGGGCGTACAGTCTCTGGCCGATGCACTGCGGACCATGCCATCGGTGTCCATTACCAATGCCGGTGGACCGGGCAAAGCCAGCTCGGTGCGCGTGCGCGGTGAGTCGGGCTTCCGGACGCTGGTGCGCGTGGACGGGGTGGATATCACCGATCCCACCGGACCCCAGTCGAGCAGCCAGGTGCATCATCTGCTGACCGCCAATGTGGCCCGGGTCGAGCTGCTTCGTGGCCCCCAGGGCATGATGTACGGCGCCGATGCGGGCGGTGTACTCAACGTCACCACCGATCACATCAACGACGGGATGCAGTCGGGCCTGAGTGTTGAAGGCGGCCGCTACGATACCCGGAATTACTCGGGTTATGTGGGCGGTGGTAATGAACAGGGCGATTTTTATCTCTCCGCGGCGCGCGCCGATACCGAGGGTTTCAGTGCCCGGTCCGACGATCCCACCGGGGAAGCCGATGGCTACGAAAACACCACGCTGCACGCTCGCGGTGGTTGGAATCTGGATCGGGATTTGCGGGCGCAGATCGTCGTGCGTGATACCGAAGGCACCTCGGAGTTTGATAACTGCGGCTTCCCGGTGGCGACGCAAGACTGCGTTGATCAGTTTGAGCAAACCAACGCTAGGGCCAGCATTACCCACAGCAATCAGAGCGGCGCCAACACCTTTGCCTATTCGCAGACGGATGTGGATCGGGTCAACTACGCCGATGGCGCGGTGTCCTACCAGACCGAAGGTAAAGTCGCCAAGTGGGAGTTGAACGGTAAAGTCGATCTCGCCGACGCTCACACCCTGGTGTACGGCGCCGAGCACCGGCGCGATGAAGTGATGGAACTTGAACGGGAACAACGCGGGGCCTACCTGGAGTATCAAGGCGACTATCAGGATCAGTGGTTTGTGACCGCCGGTGTGCGTCAGGATGACAATGACGATTTTGGCAATCACACCAGCTATCGTCTGAGCACCGCTTACCGGGTCCCGGTGGCCGGCGGTGAGCTGAAGTTCAAGTCGACATTGGGCACGGGGTTCCGCGCGCCCAGCCTGTCGGAGATCGACTACAACCGCTCACAGGAGCTTCCACCGCCGGCCCTGGATGCCGAGGAGAGTCGCGGACTGGATGTCGGGGTGGAATACTTTGGACGCGATGGCCTGTACCTGGAGGCGGTCTGGTTTGACCAGAAAATCGACGACGAAATCTTTTTTGATATGGCGACCTTCAGTGGCTATCTGCAAGACGGTGTCACCAGTAAATCCCGGGGGGTGGAACTGAACAGTGAGGTGCCATTGGCCGAGCAGTGGCAACTGGTGGGCAACTACACTTACGTCGACACCGAAGCCGGCGATGGCAATCCCCGTTCGCTGCAACCGCGTCACCTGGGCAATATCGGCCTGCGCTACTCGCCGGTGGCGGCACTCACCGTGGCTCTGGACTGGCGCACCGCTCGGGATCGGCAGGAGGGAACGACCGAGCTGGAGGATTATCAGGTGGTCAACGCCAATGTGCGCTATCAGGTCATCGACGGTATGGTGGTGTTTGTGCGCGCGGAAAACCTGTTGGATGAGGACTATGTCGAAACCCTCAATTACAACACCAGCGGCGCGGCCGGCTATGCCGGTGTAGAGTTCACCTTCTAG